A genomic window from Massilia sp. METH4 includes:
- the iscX gene encoding Fe-S cluster assembly protein IscX — MKWTDITAIAEALYDKYPHLDPTQIRFTDLHNWVVTLEGFDDDHKRGGEKILEAIQQAWIDEAQ; from the coding sequence ATGAAATGGACGGACATCACGGCGATCGCGGAAGCGCTGTATGACAAGTATCCGCACCTGGATCCCACGCAGATCCGCTTCACCGACCTGCACAACTGGGTCGTGACGCTGGAAGGCTTCGACGACGACCACAAGCGGGGCGGCGAAAAGATCCTGGAAGCGATCCAGCAGGCGTGGATCGATGAAGCGCAATAA
- the fdx gene encoding ISC system 2Fe-2S type ferredoxin, which produces MPQIVILPHAKLCPEGAVIETEPGKSVCDVLLDNDIHIEHACEKSCACTTCHVVVREGFDSLNEATETEEDLLDKAWGLEAQSRLSCQAIVADEDLVIEIPKYTINHASEGGH; this is translated from the coding sequence GTGCCACAAATCGTCATCCTGCCCCACGCCAAGCTGTGCCCCGAGGGCGCCGTCATCGAGACGGAACCGGGCAAGTCCGTCTGCGACGTCCTGCTCGACAACGACATCCACATCGAGCACGCGTGCGAGAAGTCGTGCGCCTGCACCACCTGCCACGTGGTGGTGCGCGAAGGCTTCGATTCGCTGAACGAAGCGACCGAGACGGAAGAAGACCTGCTGGACAAGGCCTGGGGCCTGGAAGCGCAGTCGCGCCTGTCGTGCCAGGCGATCGTGGCGGACGAAGACCTCGTCATCGAAATCCCGAAATACACCATCAACCATGCCAGCGAGGGTGGGCACTGA